A portion of the Sandaracinobacteroides saxicola genome contains these proteins:
- a CDS encoding Gfo/Idh/MocA family protein has protein sequence MTLPWALVGGGGGAMIGPMHRAAALGCGAFTLVAAAPSSRAEVAAKTGAEWGLPPAATFADWRDLVAATPVLGLRAVSIATPNALHAEQASAFLRAGVAVICDKPLTGTLAEAEALAAVQAATGTPLFVTYNYSAFPRIREARAMAAAGDLGTVTQVLVEFAQDGRLTERKPRGWRHDPALSGAGGASADVGTHAFHLAEFVSGQRVSALAADIQHVAGGPLDDGVHALLRFDGGARGLLWATQAAPGTRPGLRLRVVGTRASLDWHLAAPDQLPVTGLKVPAPGMMPVSPDELTASFTAAFTALYADIAAALAGRPSLAPDVADGVRGLRFVETVLASNGRWLSMA, from the coding sequence ATGACCCTCCCCTGGGCGCTGGTCGGCGGCGGGGGCGGGGCAATGATCGGGCCGATGCACCGGGCCGCCGCGCTGGGCTGCGGTGCCTTCACCCTGGTGGCGGCCGCACCCTCCTCCCGCGCCGAGGTCGCGGCGAAAACCGGCGCCGAATGGGGCCTGCCCCCGGCGGCGACCTTCGCCGACTGGCGCGACCTGGTGGCGGCGACGCCGGTTCTGGGGCTGCGGGCGGTCAGCATCGCCACGCCGAACGCGCTGCACGCCGAACAGGCAAGCGCCTTCCTGCGCGCCGGTGTCGCGGTCATCTGCGACAAGCCGCTGACCGGCACGCTGGCGGAGGCGGAGGCGCTGGCGGCAGTGCAGGCGGCGACCGGCACGCCGTTGTTCGTCACCTATAATTACAGCGCCTTCCCGCGCATCCGGGAGGCGCGGGCGATGGCGGCGGCGGGCGATTTGGGCACCGTCACACAGGTGCTGGTGGAGTTCGCGCAGGACGGCCGGCTGACGGAGCGCAAACCGCGCGGCTGGCGGCACGACCCGGCGCTGAGCGGCGCGGGCGGTGCCAGCGCCGATGTCGGCACGCACGCCTTCCACCTGGCGGAGTTCGTCAGCGGCCAGCGCGTCAGTGCGCTCGCCGCCGACATCCAGCATGTCGCCGGTGGCCCGCTGGACGATGGCGTGCATGCGCTGCTGCGCTTCGATGGCGGCGCGCGCGGCCTGCTGTGGGCGACGCAGGCGGCGCCGGGCACCCGGCCGGGCCTGCGACTGCGCGTCGTCGGCACGCGCGCCAGCCTCGATTGGCACCTCGCCGCGCCGGACCAGCTCCCGGTCACTGGACTGAAGGTGCCCGCGCCGGGGATGATGCCGGTATCCCCGGACGAACTGACCGCCAGCTTCACCGCCGCCTTCACCGCGCTTTATGCCGACATCGCCGCCGCGCTCGCCGGCCGGCCGTCGCTGGCGCCCGATGTCGCCGATGGCGTGCGCGGGCTCCGCTTCGTCGAAACCGTCCTTGCCTCCAACGGCCGGTGGCTTTCGATGGCCTGA
- a CDS encoding sensor histidine kinase: MAGTRRQRLRLMAAREALWIALIAVATTAIALGVVYFQTVRVVEAQMRAVVDGELQTLLEVDRNDGHDALRQTVTDAVDSDKSGNDFFYLLAAGDGSRLAGNLTRWPVDVPPAGWSRFTVRLTSLQGPYTRQIDALAVRLSGGNKLLVGHLAEGRLRIRDRFLTAVGVAAVLSTLFGLLFGYWRTRRALAFIAAMNDTGDRFLAGSLKERLPVTRHGDEYDRLSETVNAAFDATQNMVESLRAVTDGMAHDLKTPLTRIQARLELAQMRAGEGSAFDELFQETDKDLRALLGLIDGMLRLARAEATSVQSFVALDLATLARDMAELYAPVAEDKGVLLTLATDAAPVRGSSPLLTQLVANLLDNAIKYTPAGGRVRLATGSEGDQGWLTVADTGPGIAPEDRARVLTRFVRLDASRQSPGVGLGLSLVDTIVRVHGGRLTLADNAPGLRVDVRMPRG; the protein is encoded by the coding sequence ATGGCCGGCACGCGGCGCCAGCGCCTCCGGCTGATGGCGGCGCGGGAGGCGCTGTGGATCGCGCTGATCGCGGTGGCGACGACGGCGATCGCCCTGGGCGTTGTTTATTTCCAGACCGTGCGCGTGGTGGAGGCGCAGATGCGCGCGGTGGTGGACGGTGAGTTGCAGACCCTGCTGGAGGTGGACCGCAACGACGGCCATGACGCGCTGCGGCAGACCGTGACCGATGCCGTGGACAGCGACAAAAGCGGCAATGATTTCTTCTATCTGCTGGCGGCCGGCGACGGCTCCCGGCTGGCGGGCAATCTGACCCGCTGGCCCGTTGACGTGCCGCCTGCGGGCTGGTCCCGCTTCACCGTGCGGCTCACCAGCCTGCAGGGGCCCTATACCCGGCAGATCGACGCGCTGGCGGTGCGCCTGTCGGGCGGCAACAAGCTGCTGGTGGGGCATCTGGCGGAAGGGCGGCTGCGCATCCGCGACCGGTTCCTGACGGCGGTCGGCGTGGCGGCAGTGCTCTCCACCCTGTTCGGGCTGCTGTTCGGCTATTGGCGCACCCGGCGCGCGCTGGCGTTCATCGCCGCCATGAACGACACCGGGGACCGCTTCCTCGCCGGCTCGCTGAAGGAGCGACTGCCGGTGACGCGACACGGCGACGAATATGACCGGCTTTCGGAAACCGTGAACGCCGCCTTCGACGCGACGCAGAACATGGTTGAATCGCTGCGCGCCGTGACCGACGGCATGGCGCACGACCTGAAGACACCGCTGACACGCATCCAGGCACGGCTGGAGCTGGCGCAGATGCGCGCCGGGGAAGGCAGCGCGTTCGACGAGCTGTTCCAGGAGACCGACAAGGACCTGCGGGCGTTGCTGGGCCTGATCGACGGCATGCTGCGGCTGGCGCGGGCCGAGGCGACCAGTGTGCAGAGCTTCGTGGCCCTCGACCTGGCCACGCTGGCGCGGGACATGGCGGAGCTGTACGCGCCGGTGGCGGAAGACAAGGGCGTGCTGCTGACGCTGGCGACCGATGCGGCGCCGGTGCGCGGTTCCTCGCCGCTGCTGACGCAGCTGGTGGCGAACCTGCTGGACAATGCCATCAAATATACGCCGGCGGGAGGCCGGGTGCGGCTGGCGACGGGCAGCGAGGGCGATCAGGGCTGGCTGACCGTGGCCGACACCGGCCCCGGCATCGCGCCCGAGGATCGCGCGCGCGTGCTGACCCGCTTCGTACGGCTGGATGCCAGCCGGCAGTCGCCGGGCGTCGGGCTGGGACTCAGCCTGGTGGATACCATCGTGCGGGTGCATGGCGGCCGGCTGACGCTGGCCGACAATGCGCCGGGGCTGCGGGTGGACGTGCGCATGCCGCGCGGCTGA